From one Coffea eugenioides isolate CCC68of chromosome 11, Ceug_1.0, whole genome shotgun sequence genomic stretch:
- the LOC113751842 gene encoding gibberellin 2-beta-dioxygenase 8-like — translation MIEYSNSNPPLLQDYAQLVHKLQSHVGVDQCEEEGMMMMMVQEECELPLIDLGVLITSESSSDEASKRECMAKIAKASSEWGFFQVVNHGVSSELLRKMREEQIKLFRAPFEKKASSGLLNNSYRWGTPTATCPKQFSWSEAFHIPLAKISDQASYGDFTSLREVMVEYAEAMQGVAKLLAGVLAMKMGRPKQVLEEICDENTCFLRLNRYPACPISPEIFGLVPHTDSDFLTILHQDEVGGLQLMKDSKWVAVKPNADALIVNIGDLFQAWSNDAYKSVEHKVMVKRKVERFSIAYFLCPSYESEIGSCKREPSASVYKAFTFGQYRHQVREDVKSIGHKVGLSRFRVQ, via the exons atgatcgaGTACTCCAACTCCAACCCCCCTCTTCTTCAGGACTATGCACAACTCGTCCATAAACTGCAAAGCCATGTAGGAGTTGATCAATGTGAAGAAGAAggaatgatgatgatgatggtgcAGGAGGAATGTGAACTACCCCTGATAGACCTCGGCGTGCTCATCACTAGTGAATCATCATCAGATGAAGCAAGCAAGCGGGAGTGCATGGCGAAAATCGCCAAGGCATCGTCAGAATGGGGGTTTTTCCAAGTTGTCAACCACGGAGTGAGCTCTGAGCTGCTGCGAAAGATGAGGGAAGAACAGATTAAGCTGTTTCGGGCGCCCTTCGAGAAGAAAGCCTCGTCTGGGCTGCTTAACAATTCATACAGGTGGGGAACTCCGACAGCTACTTGTCCCAAGCAGTTCTCCTGGTCTGAGGCCTTCCATATTCCCCTCGCCAAGATTTCAGACCAAGCCTCTTATGGAGACTTCACCTCTTTAAG GGAAGTGATGGTGGAATATGCAGAAGCAATGCAAGGAGTAGCCAAGCTATTGGCTGGAGTGCTGGCAATGAAGATGGGCCGTCCAAAGCAAGTTCTGGAAGAAATATGCGATGAAAACACATGCTTCCTTCGCTTGAATCGATATCCTGCCTGTCCAATTTCACCGGAGATTTTTGGCTTAGTACCCCACACGGATAGTGATTTTCTTACCATCCTTCATCAGGATGAAGTTGGCGGACTTCAACTCATGAAGGATTCCAAATGGGTTGCTGTCAAACCCAACGCAGACGCACTCATTGTCAACATTGGAGATCTCTTCCAG GCTTGGAGCAATGATGCGTACAAGAGTGTAGAGCACAAAGTGATGGTGAAGAGGAAGGTGGAGAGATTCTCAATTGCGTATTTCCTGTGCCCTTCCTACGAATCTGAGATTGGCAGCTGCAAACGGGAGCCTTCTGCCTCCGTCTACAAGGCCTTCACGTTCGGCCAATACAGACACCAAGTCCGCGAAGATGTCAAATCCATCGGCCACAAAGTAGGCCTTTCCAGATTTCGAGTACAATAA
- the LOC113751688 gene encoding uncharacterized protein LOC113751688 isoform X2, with protein MCAAAAATSSFAPARTLGFGIDVGARQEIRTSSQFKLGHLSLYYSTATRCGSWNVAAHRRSGLLVICGDGSNSGKITNEKKKKKKRKKLINTDTKEVDKVDVPELQVSQQEPSSSVSVMKTLDDVNPIGLGRRSRQIFDEVWRKFSGLGQISRTTRTNDEMSLLIGESGPMCEFAIPGAQNTTVLVVGATSRVGRIVVRKLMLRGYTVKALVRKADKDVLNMLPTSVEIVTGDVGDPSSLKTAVEGCNKIIFCATARSSITGDLNRVDNEGVYNIAKAFQDYNNELAQLRAGKSSKSKLLIAKFKSADSLEGWEVRQGTYFQDVIASKYDGGMDAKFEYTENGAAIFSGYVFTRGGYVELVKKLSLPLGSTLDRYEGLVLSVGGNGRSYIFILEAGPSADTTQSKIYFARISTKAGFCRVRVPFSSFRPAKPDDPPLDPFLVHTLIIRFEPRRQKPVESPNGVKQDLRSFKLMLEYIKALPTGQETDFVLVSCTGSGMEPNRREQVLRAKKAGEDSLRRSGLGYTIIRPGPLMEEPGGQRALIFDQGNRISQGISCADVADICVKALHDSTARNKSFDVCYEYVAEPGKQLYELVAHLPDKANNYLTPALSVLEKNT; from the exons ATGTGTGCTGCTGCTGCTGCGACTTCCTCATTCGCACCTGCTCGCACTCTTGGGTTTGGCATCGACGTCGGTGCAAGACAGGAAATCAGAACTTCATCTCAATTCAAACTAGGCCACCTTTCTCTTTACTACTCAACTGCAACAAGGTGTGGTAGTTGGAATGTTGCAGCTCACAGACGCTCTGGCCTGTTGGTTATTTGTGGGGATGGATCTAACAGTGGAAAGATAACGaatgagaagaagaagaagaagaagagaaagaagtTGATTAATACAGATACGAAGGAAGTTGATAAAGTGGATGTCCCTGAGTTACAAGTATCCCAGCAAGAGCCATCTTCCTCAGTGTCAGTAATGAAGACGCTGGATGATGTTAACCCAATTGGGTTGGGCAGGCGTTCACGGCAGATCTTTGATGAGGTGTGGCGTAAATTCTCTGGATTGGGACAGATCTCTAGGACCACCCGCACCAATGATGAGATGAGTCTTCTTATTGGCGAGAGTGGTCCAATGTGTGAGTTTGCCATTCCTGGTGCTCAGAATACCACTGTCCTTGTCGTTGGTGCCACCAGTCGAGTTGGTCGCATAGTTGTCCGCAAGCTCATGTTGAGGGGATACACTGTCAAG GCTCTAGTCCGGAAAGCCGATAAGGATGTGCTGAATATGCTGCCAACTTCTGTTGAAATAGTCACAGGGGATGTTGGTGATCCTTCTAGTCTCAAGACTGCTGTAGAAGGTTGTAACAAAATTATCTTTTGCGCTACAGCTCGTTCCTCAATCACTGGGGATCTGAACAGGGTCGATAATGAAGGAGTTTACAATATTGCCAAGGCATTTCAG GACTACAATAATGAACTAGCTCAACTACGAGCAGGAAAAAGCAGCAAAAGCAAGCTGCTAATTGCAAAGTTCAAGTCTGCTGATTCACTGGAGGGGTGGGAAGTTCGTCAAGGGACATACTTCCAAGATGTTATTGCTTCTAAATATGATGGAGGGATGGATGCAAAATTTGAGTACACAGAGAATGGAGCTGCAATTTTTTCAG GGTATGTCTTCACCCGAGGTGGCTATGTGGAGTTGGTAAAGAAGCTTTCACTTCCTCTGGGTTCCACACTTGACAG GTATGAGGGTCTAGTACTATCTGTCGGTGGAAATGGGCGGTCTTATATATTTATCCTTGAAGCTGGTCCATCTGCAGACACAACTCAAAGCAAAATATATTTTGCAAGAATCAGCACAAAAGCTGGATTTTGCAGG GTGAGAGTGCCATTTTCATCCTTTCGACCAGCGAAACCAGATGATCCACCATTGGATCCATTTCTTGTACATACTTTAATCATACGTTTTGAACCAAGAAGACAG AAACCTGTTGagagccctaatggagtgaagcAAGACTTAAGAAGTTTTAAACTAATGTTGGAGTACATCAAAGCTTTGCCT ACTGGACAAGAGACGGATTTTGTCTTGGTTTCATGTACTGGATCAGGAATGGAACCCAACAGAAGGGAGCAGGTCTTGAGAGCTAAGAAG GCAGGAGAAGATTCACTGAGAAGATCAGGCCTTGGGTACACTATTATTCGTCCGGGTCCTCTGATG GAAGAACCAGGTGGGCAGCGGGCTCTCATTTTTGACCAGGGAAACAGGATATCTCAG GGAATAAGCTGTGCTGATGTGGCCGATATTTGTGTCAAGGCATTGCATGATTCAACTGCAAGGAACAAGAGCTTTGAT GTCTGTTATGAGTATGTGGCTGAGCCTGGGAAACAACTATACGAATTG GTTGCACATTTACCTGACAAAGCAAATAACTATTTGACACCAGCACTTTCGGTTCTAGAGAAGAACACATAA
- the LOC113751688 gene encoding uncharacterized protein LOC113751688 isoform X1 produces the protein MCAAAAATSSFAPARTLGFGIDVGARQEIRTSSQFKLGHLSLYYSTATRCGSWNVAAHRRSGLLVICGDGSNSGKITNEKKKKKKRKKLINTDTKEVDKVDVPELQVSQQEPSSSVSVMKTLDDVNPIGLGRRSRQIFDEVWRKFSGLGQISRTTRTNDEMSLLIGESGPMCEFAIPGAQNTTVLVVGATSRVGRIVVRKLMLRGYTVKALVRKADKDVLNMLPTSVEIVTGDVGDPSSLKTAVEGCNKIIFCATARSSITGDLNRVDNEGVYNIAKAFQDYNNELAQLRAGKSSKSKLLIAKFKSADSLEGWEVRQGTYFQDVIASKYDGGMDAKFEYTENGAAIFSGYVFTRGGYVELVKKLSLPLGSTLDRYEGLVLSVGGNGRSYIFILEAGPSADTTQSKIYFARISTKAGFCRVRVPFSSFRPAKPDDPPLDPFLVHTLIIRFEPRRQQKPVESPNGVKQDLRSFKLMLEYIKALPTGQETDFVLVSCTGSGMEPNRREQVLRAKKAGEDSLRRSGLGYTIIRPGPLMEEPGGQRALIFDQGNRISQGISCADVADICVKALHDSTARNKSFDVCYEYVAEPGKQLYELVAHLPDKANNYLTPALSVLEKNT, from the exons ATGTGTGCTGCTGCTGCTGCGACTTCCTCATTCGCACCTGCTCGCACTCTTGGGTTTGGCATCGACGTCGGTGCAAGACAGGAAATCAGAACTTCATCTCAATTCAAACTAGGCCACCTTTCTCTTTACTACTCAACTGCAACAAGGTGTGGTAGTTGGAATGTTGCAGCTCACAGACGCTCTGGCCTGTTGGTTATTTGTGGGGATGGATCTAACAGTGGAAAGATAACGaatgagaagaagaagaagaagaagagaaagaagtTGATTAATACAGATACGAAGGAAGTTGATAAAGTGGATGTCCCTGAGTTACAAGTATCCCAGCAAGAGCCATCTTCCTCAGTGTCAGTAATGAAGACGCTGGATGATGTTAACCCAATTGGGTTGGGCAGGCGTTCACGGCAGATCTTTGATGAGGTGTGGCGTAAATTCTCTGGATTGGGACAGATCTCTAGGACCACCCGCACCAATGATGAGATGAGTCTTCTTATTGGCGAGAGTGGTCCAATGTGTGAGTTTGCCATTCCTGGTGCTCAGAATACCACTGTCCTTGTCGTTGGTGCCACCAGTCGAGTTGGTCGCATAGTTGTCCGCAAGCTCATGTTGAGGGGATACACTGTCAAG GCTCTAGTCCGGAAAGCCGATAAGGATGTGCTGAATATGCTGCCAACTTCTGTTGAAATAGTCACAGGGGATGTTGGTGATCCTTCTAGTCTCAAGACTGCTGTAGAAGGTTGTAACAAAATTATCTTTTGCGCTACAGCTCGTTCCTCAATCACTGGGGATCTGAACAGGGTCGATAATGAAGGAGTTTACAATATTGCCAAGGCATTTCAG GACTACAATAATGAACTAGCTCAACTACGAGCAGGAAAAAGCAGCAAAAGCAAGCTGCTAATTGCAAAGTTCAAGTCTGCTGATTCACTGGAGGGGTGGGAAGTTCGTCAAGGGACATACTTCCAAGATGTTATTGCTTCTAAATATGATGGAGGGATGGATGCAAAATTTGAGTACACAGAGAATGGAGCTGCAATTTTTTCAG GGTATGTCTTCACCCGAGGTGGCTATGTGGAGTTGGTAAAGAAGCTTTCACTTCCTCTGGGTTCCACACTTGACAG GTATGAGGGTCTAGTACTATCTGTCGGTGGAAATGGGCGGTCTTATATATTTATCCTTGAAGCTGGTCCATCTGCAGACACAACTCAAAGCAAAATATATTTTGCAAGAATCAGCACAAAAGCTGGATTTTGCAGG GTGAGAGTGCCATTTTCATCCTTTCGACCAGCGAAACCAGATGATCCACCATTGGATCCATTTCTTGTACATACTTTAATCATACGTTTTGAACCAAGAAGACAG CAGAAACCTGTTGagagccctaatggagtgaagcAAGACTTAAGAAGTTTTAAACTAATGTTGGAGTACATCAAAGCTTTGCCT ACTGGACAAGAGACGGATTTTGTCTTGGTTTCATGTACTGGATCAGGAATGGAACCCAACAGAAGGGAGCAGGTCTTGAGAGCTAAGAAG GCAGGAGAAGATTCACTGAGAAGATCAGGCCTTGGGTACACTATTATTCGTCCGGGTCCTCTGATG GAAGAACCAGGTGGGCAGCGGGCTCTCATTTTTGACCAGGGAAACAGGATATCTCAG GGAATAAGCTGTGCTGATGTGGCCGATATTTGTGTCAAGGCATTGCATGATTCAACTGCAAGGAACAAGAGCTTTGAT GTCTGTTATGAGTATGTGGCTGAGCCTGGGAAACAACTATACGAATTG GTTGCACATTTACCTGACAAAGCAAATAACTATTTGACACCAGCACTTTCGGTTCTAGAGAAGAACACATAA
- the LOC113751542 gene encoding probable tocopherol O-methyltransferase, chloroplastic isoform X2, translated as MLQILSTKQLTTRFIHTGARILNKKEMAVRQASLGGVDVDLETKTNVEKLKRGIAEFYDESSGIWEDIWGDHMHHGFYDPNSTVSLSDHRAAQVRMIEEALKFASVPEDPMKKPKSIVDVGCGIGGSSQYLARKYGTECTGITLSPVQAERAQALAAAQGLENKVSFEVADALNQPFPDGKFDLVWSMESGEHMPEKAKFVNELARVAAPGARIIIVTWCHRNLSSSEQSLNPDEKKLLDKICDAYYLPTWCSTDDYVKLLQSLSLQDIKAADWSEYVAPFWPAVIRSALTWKGITSLILSGWKTIKGAMVMPLMMKGYKKGLIKFAIITCRKPE; from the exons GGGCTCGAATTCTAAACAAGAAAGAGATGGCAGTTAGACAGGCATCATTAGGTGGGGTGGATGTGGATTTAGAAACAAAGACAAATGTAGAAAAGCtgaaaagaggaattgcagagtTCTATGACGAGTCATCGGGAATATGGGAGGACATCTGGGGAGACCATATGCATCATGGGTTCTATGACCCTAACTCCACCGTCTCCCTATCTGATCATCGTGCTGCTCAGGTTCGGATGATTGAGGAGGCCCTTAAATTTGCCTCAGTTCCAG AGGATCCAATGAAGAAACCAAAAAGCATTGTTGATGTTGGATGTGGTATAGGTGGCAGTTCTCAGTACCTAGCAAGGAAATATGGTACTGAATGTACGGGTATCACCCTAAGCCCTGTGCAAGCGGAAAGAGCTCAAGCTCTTGCTGCTGCACAAGGACTAGAAAACAAG GTTTCCTTTGAAGTTGCAGATGCCTTAAATCAACCATTTCCAGATGGGAAATTTGATTTGGTGTGGTCTATGGAGAGTGGGGAACACATGCCAGAGAAGGCAAAG TTTGTTAACGAGTTAGCTCGGGTTGCGGCCCCTGGTGCAAGGATAATCATTGTTACATGGTGCCATAGGAATCTTTCCTCCTCTGAACAGTCACTAAATCCAGATGAGAAAAAGCTGCTAGACAAGATATGTGATGCATATTATCTTCCAACATGGTGTTCCACAGATGATTATGTGAAGTTGTTGCAGTCCCTCTCTCTTCAG GATATCAAGGCTGCAGATTGGTCTGAATATGTTGCACCATTTTGGCCAGCAGTAATAAGATCGGCATTGACATGGAAGGGGATAACATCACTGATACTGAGTG GATGGAAGACCATAAAAGGAGCAATGGTTATGCCATTAATGATGAAAGGATATAAGAAAGGTTTGATTAAATTCGCAATTATAACATGTCGGAAGCCAGAATAA
- the LOC113751542 gene encoding probable tocopherol O-methyltransferase, chloroplastic isoform X1 encodes MLQILSTKQLTTRFIHTASGEASQGMIIGCIHSSFWSVSSFAASNVLGGLTRKHITLFTGCPLPRDRFTTSVQGARILNKKEMAVRQASLGGVDVDLETKTNVEKLKRGIAEFYDESSGIWEDIWGDHMHHGFYDPNSTVSLSDHRAAQVRMIEEALKFASVPEDPMKKPKSIVDVGCGIGGSSQYLARKYGTECTGITLSPVQAERAQALAAAQGLENKVSFEVADALNQPFPDGKFDLVWSMESGEHMPEKAKFVNELARVAAPGARIIIVTWCHRNLSSSEQSLNPDEKKLLDKICDAYYLPTWCSTDDYVKLLQSLSLQDIKAADWSEYVAPFWPAVIRSALTWKGITSLILSGWKTIKGAMVMPLMMKGYKKGLIKFAIITCRKPE; translated from the exons TTTTGCAGCTTCAAATGTATTAGGTGGACTAACAAGGAAGCACATCACACTTTTCACTGGCTGTCCATTGCCACGGGATCGTTTCACTACCTCCGTTCAAG GGGCTCGAATTCTAAACAAGAAAGAGATGGCAGTTAGACAGGCATCATTAGGTGGGGTGGATGTGGATTTAGAAACAAAGACAAATGTAGAAAAGCtgaaaagaggaattgcagagtTCTATGACGAGTCATCGGGAATATGGGAGGACATCTGGGGAGACCATATGCATCATGGGTTCTATGACCCTAACTCCACCGTCTCCCTATCTGATCATCGTGCTGCTCAGGTTCGGATGATTGAGGAGGCCCTTAAATTTGCCTCAGTTCCAG AGGATCCAATGAAGAAACCAAAAAGCATTGTTGATGTTGGATGTGGTATAGGTGGCAGTTCTCAGTACCTAGCAAGGAAATATGGTACTGAATGTACGGGTATCACCCTAAGCCCTGTGCAAGCGGAAAGAGCTCAAGCTCTTGCTGCTGCACAAGGACTAGAAAACAAG GTTTCCTTTGAAGTTGCAGATGCCTTAAATCAACCATTTCCAGATGGGAAATTTGATTTGGTGTGGTCTATGGAGAGTGGGGAACACATGCCAGAGAAGGCAAAG TTTGTTAACGAGTTAGCTCGGGTTGCGGCCCCTGGTGCAAGGATAATCATTGTTACATGGTGCCATAGGAATCTTTCCTCCTCTGAACAGTCACTAAATCCAGATGAGAAAAAGCTGCTAGACAAGATATGTGATGCATATTATCTTCCAACATGGTGTTCCACAGATGATTATGTGAAGTTGTTGCAGTCCCTCTCTCTTCAG GATATCAAGGCTGCAGATTGGTCTGAATATGTTGCACCATTTTGGCCAGCAGTAATAAGATCGGCATTGACATGGAAGGGGATAACATCACTGATACTGAGTG GATGGAAGACCATAAAAGGAGCAATGGTTATGCCATTAATGATGAAAGGATATAAGAAAGGTTTGATTAAATTCGCAATTATAACATGTCGGAAGCCAGAATAA
- the LOC113751542 gene encoding probable tocopherol O-methyltransferase, chloroplastic isoform X3 yields MAVRQASLGGVDVDLETKTNVEKLKRGIAEFYDESSGIWEDIWGDHMHHGFYDPNSTVSLSDHRAAQVRMIEEALKFASVPEDPMKKPKSIVDVGCGIGGSSQYLARKYGTECTGITLSPVQAERAQALAAAQGLENKVSFEVADALNQPFPDGKFDLVWSMESGEHMPEKAKFVNELARVAAPGARIIIVTWCHRNLSSSEQSLNPDEKKLLDKICDAYYLPTWCSTDDYVKLLQSLSLQDIKAADWSEYVAPFWPAVIRSALTWKGITSLILSGWKTIKGAMVMPLMMKGYKKGLIKFAIITCRKPE; encoded by the exons ATGGCAGTTAGACAGGCATCATTAGGTGGGGTGGATGTGGATTTAGAAACAAAGACAAATGTAGAAAAGCtgaaaagaggaattgcagagtTCTATGACGAGTCATCGGGAATATGGGAGGACATCTGGGGAGACCATATGCATCATGGGTTCTATGACCCTAACTCCACCGTCTCCCTATCTGATCATCGTGCTGCTCAGGTTCGGATGATTGAGGAGGCCCTTAAATTTGCCTCAGTTCCAG AGGATCCAATGAAGAAACCAAAAAGCATTGTTGATGTTGGATGTGGTATAGGTGGCAGTTCTCAGTACCTAGCAAGGAAATATGGTACTGAATGTACGGGTATCACCCTAAGCCCTGTGCAAGCGGAAAGAGCTCAAGCTCTTGCTGCTGCACAAGGACTAGAAAACAAG GTTTCCTTTGAAGTTGCAGATGCCTTAAATCAACCATTTCCAGATGGGAAATTTGATTTGGTGTGGTCTATGGAGAGTGGGGAACACATGCCAGAGAAGGCAAAG TTTGTTAACGAGTTAGCTCGGGTTGCGGCCCCTGGTGCAAGGATAATCATTGTTACATGGTGCCATAGGAATCTTTCCTCCTCTGAACAGTCACTAAATCCAGATGAGAAAAAGCTGCTAGACAAGATATGTGATGCATATTATCTTCCAACATGGTGTTCCACAGATGATTATGTGAAGTTGTTGCAGTCCCTCTCTCTTCAG GATATCAAGGCTGCAGATTGGTCTGAATATGTTGCACCATTTTGGCCAGCAGTAATAAGATCGGCATTGACATGGAAGGGGATAACATCACTGATACTGAGTG GATGGAAGACCATAAAAGGAGCAATGGTTATGCCATTAATGATGAAAGGATATAAGAAAGGTTTGATTAAATTCGCAATTATAACATGTCGGAAGCCAGAATAA